One genomic segment of Pseudomonas chlororaphis subsp. aurantiaca includes these proteins:
- the arnE gene encoding 4-amino-4-deoxy-L-arabinose-phosphoundecaprenol flippase subunit ArnE — protein sequence MSLLLLLVACLLTCLGQIAQKFAVESWRGQPSGALDKLRSPWLWLALASLGLGLLVWLLVLQRVEVGIAYPMLSLNFVLITLIARFVFHEAIDRRHWLGVVLVLAGVLLLSRHA from the coding sequence ATGAGCCTGTTGCTGCTACTCGTCGCCTGCCTGCTGACCTGCCTGGGCCAGATCGCCCAGAAGTTCGCCGTGGAAAGCTGGCGCGGCCAGCCTTCGGGCGCGCTCGACAAACTGCGCTCGCCCTGGCTGTGGCTGGCCCTGGCCAGCCTCGGCCTGGGCTTGCTGGTGTGGTTGCTGGTGCTGCAACGGGTCGAGGTCGGCATTGCCTACCCGATGCTCAGCCTGAACTTCGTGCTGATCACCCTGATCGCCCGCTTCGTCTTCCATGAAGCCATCGACCGCCGCCACTGGCTCGGCGTGGTGCTGGTGCTCGCTGGCGTACTGCTGTTGAGTCGCCACGCATGA
- the arnT gene encoding lipid IV(A) 4-amino-4-deoxy-L-arabinosyltransferase translates to MTRRWALPLLLLAFGLFYLLPMATHGLWIPDETRYAQISQEMLLTGHWASPHFMGIRYFEKPAAGYWMIALGQAVFGQNLFGVRVASALSMGLSVLLTYLLARRLWNDPRKSLVCALLYMSFCVVVGAGGYANLDPQFTFWVNLSLVALWFALDNQTLRGRLLAWTGLGFACGMGFMTKGFLAWLLPVLIALPYMLWQKRLRELFVYGGVAVLVAIVVSLPWALAVHAQEADYWRFFFWHEHIRRFAGDDAQHASPWWYYLPLLVAFSMPWVLVLPGALKQAWQTRRQASIGFLLLWLILPLAFFSLSKGKLPAYILPCLLPLALLMGNSLSDRLHAGQTRIIRLNAVLNLVLGLLLLLALVYFQLKKPLYSNEPGHLVLVFLALLGWNMSNLLPAFRPLRLWAAPALGSWLFIALLPAGLPNSVVYNKMPDQFIIDHAEELARSHTLVSNDLGAASALAWRLKRPDIALYNTTGEVKYGLAYPDTQHRYIDLRKVGEWMPAARKLGQVAVVMRINGDEHYEIDLLPQDFKRYDQGNLVILIFPQSQP, encoded by the coding sequence ATGACCAGACGCTGGGCCCTGCCTCTTTTACTGCTTGCCTTCGGCCTGTTCTACCTGCTGCCGATGGCCACCCACGGTTTGTGGATTCCCGATGAAACCCGCTATGCGCAGATCAGCCAGGAAATGCTCCTGACCGGCCACTGGGCATCGCCGCATTTCATGGGCATCCGTTATTTCGAGAAGCCGGCCGCCGGCTACTGGATGATCGCCCTCGGCCAGGCGGTGTTCGGCCAGAACCTGTTCGGCGTGCGGGTGGCTTCGGCCCTGAGCATGGGCCTGAGCGTGCTGCTCACCTACCTGCTGGCCAGGCGGCTGTGGAACGACCCGCGCAAGAGCCTGGTCTGCGCCCTGCTGTACATGAGCTTCTGCGTGGTGGTCGGCGCCGGTGGTTATGCCAACCTCGACCCGCAGTTCACCTTCTGGGTCAACCTGAGCCTGGTGGCGCTGTGGTTCGCCCTGGACAACCAGACGCTGCGCGGCCGCCTGCTGGCCTGGACCGGCCTGGGCTTCGCCTGTGGCATGGGCTTCATGACCAAGGGTTTCCTCGCCTGGCTGCTGCCGGTGCTGATCGCCCTGCCCTACATGCTCTGGCAGAAACGCTTGCGCGAGCTGTTTGTCTACGGCGGTGTGGCGGTGCTGGTGGCGATTGTCGTCAGCCTGCCGTGGGCCCTGGCGGTGCATGCCCAGGAAGCGGATTACTGGCGCTTCTTTTTCTGGCATGAACACATCCGTCGTTTTGCCGGTGACGACGCCCAGCACGCTTCACCATGGTGGTACTACCTGCCGCTGCTGGTGGCGTTCAGCATGCCCTGGGTCCTGGTGCTGCCGGGCGCCTTGAAGCAGGCCTGGCAGACCCGGCGCCAGGCGAGCATCGGTTTCCTGCTGCTGTGGCTGATCCTGCCGCTGGCGTTCTTCAGCCTGAGCAAGGGCAAGCTGCCAGCCTATATCCTGCCGTGCCTGCTGCCGCTGGCGCTGCTGATGGGCAATAGCCTGAGCGACCGGCTGCACGCCGGGCAGACCCGGATCATCCGCCTCAACGCTGTGCTCAACCTGGTGCTGGGCCTGTTGCTGCTGTTGGCGCTGGTGTATTTCCAGCTGAAGAAGCCGCTGTACAGCAACGAGCCCGGGCACCTGGTGCTGGTGTTCCTGGCCCTGCTTGGCTGGAACATGAGCAACCTGCTGCCGGCCTTCCGCCCGCTGCGCCTGTGGGCCGCGCCGGCGCTCGGCAGCTGGCTGTTCATCGCCCTGCTGCCCGCCGGCCTGCCGAACTCGGTGGTCTACAACAAGATGCCGGATCAATTCATCATCGATCACGCCGAGGAACTCGCCCGGAGCCACACCCTGGTGAGCAATGACCTGGGCGCCGCCTCGGCCCTGGCCTGGCGCCTCAAGCGCCCGGATATCGCCTTGTACAACACGACAGGCGAAGTGAAATATGGCCTGGCCTATCCTGACACCCAGCATCGTTACATCGACCTGCGCAAGGTCGGCGAATGGATGCCTGCGGCCCGCAAGCTGGGTCAGGTGGCCGTGGTGATGCGTATCAATGGCGACGAACACTACGAAATCGATCTGTTGCCGCAGGATTTCAAACGTTATGACCAGGGCAATCTCGTGATCCTGATCTTCCCTCAGAGCCAACCATGA
- the arnF gene encoding 4-amino-4-deoxy-L-arabinose-phosphoundecaprenol flippase subunit ArnF: MSRVRGFTFAMGSVLLVSTAQLGMRWSMTRLPTPADWLAALSSGQVDLLALGVVLAAILAYVLSMLCWLAALRDLPLGRAYSLLSISYALVYLLAAALPLFNEPFSLSKTLGVALVILGVIIINSRPAPATSPRNTP, from the coding sequence ATGAGCCGGGTTCGCGGTTTCACTTTCGCCATGGGCAGCGTGCTGCTGGTCAGCACCGCGCAACTGGGCATGCGCTGGAGCATGACCCGCCTGCCGACGCCGGCGGACTGGCTGGCGGCGCTGTCCAGTGGCCAGGTCGACCTGCTGGCGCTGGGCGTGGTGCTGGCGGCAATCCTCGCCTATGTCCTGTCGATGCTCTGCTGGCTGGCGGCGTTGCGCGACCTGCCGCTGGGCCGGGCCTATTCCCTGCTCAGCATCAGCTACGCCCTGGTCTACCTGCTGGCCGCCGCGCTGCCGCTGTTCAACGAGCCGTTCAGTCTTTCGAAAACCCTGGGGGTGGCCCTGGTCATCCTCGGCGTCATTATCATCAACTCACGACCTGCTCCCGCGACAAGTCCCAGGAATACCCCATGA
- a CDS encoding UDP-glucose dehydrogenase family protein, with product MKISVFGSGYVGLVQAAVLAEVGHDVICMDIDEHKVQQLQQGHVSIFEPGLSSLVRDNLESKRLSFTSDEKLAVQHGQVLFIAVGTPSSEDGSADLRYVLSVGDAVARHREQPVILVEKSTVPVGTGDTLKAHIEKALDGRALQFDIVSNPEFLKEGSAVSDCRRPDRIIVGCEREEVRDVMRDLYAPFNRNHDRIMFMDLRSAELTKYAANCMLATKISFINQIAELAEHLGADIESVRLGIGADSRIGYHFIYPGCGYGGSCFPKDMRALIHSAEQAHCSSDLLQAVEAINERQKHKLFERINAFYQGDLKGKTFALWGLAFKPNTDDMRDAPSRVLLESLWAAGANVRAFDPEAMQETQRLYPDEPKLMLMGTPESVLNDADALIICTEWQQFKAPDFQLLQQRLKAPVIFDGRNLYDAERLARGGFTYFPIGRGESRRLPIPHRQWADARAKA from the coding sequence ATGAAAATCAGCGTATTTGGAAGTGGTTACGTCGGCCTCGTACAGGCCGCCGTGCTGGCCGAAGTCGGCCACGATGTCATCTGCATGGACATTGACGAGCACAAAGTCCAGCAGTTGCAACAGGGGCACGTCAGTATCTTCGAGCCCGGGCTGTCGAGCCTGGTGCGCGACAACCTGGAAAGCAAACGCCTGAGCTTCACCAGCGACGAAAAGCTCGCGGTGCAACATGGCCAGGTGCTGTTTATCGCGGTCGGCACGCCGTCCAGCGAGGACGGCTCGGCCGACCTGCGTTATGTGCTGTCGGTGGGCGACGCCGTGGCCCGGCACCGTGAGCAGCCGGTGATCCTGGTGGAGAAATCCACGGTGCCGGTAGGCACCGGCGACACCTTGAAAGCCCATATCGAAAAGGCCCTGGACGGGCGCGCCCTGCAGTTCGATATCGTCTCCAACCCGGAATTCCTCAAGGAAGGCTCGGCGGTTTCCGATTGCCGCCGTCCGGACCGGATCATCGTCGGCTGCGAGCGCGAAGAAGTCCGCGACGTGATGCGCGACCTCTACGCCCCCTTCAACCGCAACCATGACCGCATCATGTTCATGGACCTGCGCAGCGCCGAGCTGACCAAGTACGCCGCCAACTGCATGCTGGCGACCAAGATCAGCTTCATCAACCAGATCGCCGAGCTGGCCGAACACCTGGGGGCCGACATCGAATCGGTGCGCCTGGGGATCGGCGCCGACTCGCGCATCGGCTACCACTTCATCTACCCGGGCTGCGGTTATGGCGGCTCGTGTTTCCCCAAGGACATGCGCGCGCTGATCCACAGCGCCGAGCAGGCCCATTGCTCCAGCGACCTTTTGCAAGCGGTGGAAGCCATCAACGAACGGCAGAAACACAAGCTGTTCGAGCGCATCAACGCCTTCTACCAGGGCGACCTGAAAGGCAAGACCTTCGCCCTCTGGGGCCTGGCCTTCAAACCCAACACCGACGACATGCGCGACGCCCCCAGCCGGGTGCTGCTGGAGTCGCTATGGGCCGCCGGCGCCAACGTGCGCGCCTTCGACCCGGAAGCCATGCAGGAAACCCAGCGCCTGTACCCCGACGAGCCAAAGCTGATGCTGATGGGCACCCCGGAATCGGTGCTCAACGACGCCGACGCGCTGATCATCTGCACCGAGTGGCAGCAGTTCAAGGCGCCGGACTTCCAGCTGCTGCAACAGCGCCTCAAGGCCCCGGTGATCTTCGACGGGCGCAACCTGTACGACGCCGAGCGCCTGGCCCGTGGCGGCTTCACCTACTTCCCGATCGGTCGCGGCGAGTCGCGCCGCCTGCCGATTCCTCACCGGCAATGGGCCGACGCCAGGGCCAAGGCCTGA